A stretch of DNA from Patescibacteria group bacterium:
GGCGCTGGTTAATCTTAACTTAACTTCCTCTGGCGCAATTGTTGAGGGAAAATTCAAATATTTTTTTAAAAGATTAAGACTTAAAAGCATAATAGATGATTAAAGAGTTTTAATTTATAAAGAATTTCTCATTCGGATGCGCCTATTTGTTAAGGCCATTCGGATACTCAAAATTGGTTTAAAAATCTCAGGTCTGCGGAGTGCATCAGCCGAATGTCATTAATTCCATATCTCATCATTGCCAATCGGTCCAGACCAATATTAATATAAAAACCCTGCCATTTATCCGGATCAATCTTGCCGGCGCGCAAAACATTCGGATGGGGCAAGCCGCCAGGCATCATCTCTACCCAACCGTCCCATTTACAAACTGAACAGCCTTTGCCTTTACAATTAAGGCATTTCATATCAATCTCAAAGCCGGGCTCAACAAACGGGAAAAAACCCGGCCGCATTCTTATCTCAACCTGCTTGCCAAAAACCCGCTCTAAAATCGTTTCCACCAGAATCTTGCCGCCGGCTAAAGAAATATCTTGATTTACAATCAGGGCTTCGTACTGGTAAAAACAGCGCTCGTGCCCGGCATCAGTGGCTTCGTTTCGAAAAGCCCGGCCCGGATAAACAAACCGAAACGGCGGTCGGTGAGTTTGCATATACCGAACGCTTAAACCGGTTAAATGCGGCCTTAAACAGAGTTTTTTCAATCCCTTTTCCTGAATTGCCTGTTTTAGCCAATAAGTATCCATTGATTCTCGGGCCGGATGATCAGGGGGAAAATTCATATAGTCAAACTCATAACCTTCGCTGGAAATCTCCGGGCCCTGATAAATCTCAAAGCCTAAAAACTTAAACGCGTCATTAAGTTCATTTTTTACTTGAGTAACCGGATGGAGCCTGCCAATTTCCGGTTTGATTCCGGGCAAACTAAGATCAAACTGAAGTTTTGAGCTTAATCCTTGGTTAAAGACAAGTGATTTCTCTAAATATTGTCTTTCCAGCTCTTTTTTTAACTGATTTGCTTTTGGCCCCAAAATCTTTCTCTGTTTTAAGGGTCTGTTAGCCAAACTTCGCAAAAACAAAGATAACTCGGATTTTCTGCTTAAAAATTTAACCTTCCAAGACTGCAAACTATTTTGGTCTTTGATTTTATCCAGCTCTCTTTCTGCTTGCTTTTTAAGGTTGTCTAAGTTCATTATTAAGTTTCTTAAAATTGCTTATTTATTTTGCAGCTCCTGATTCTTATTTTAACATTAAAACAGCAATTAAAAAAGCGCCTGAACAGGCGCTTTTTTAAAAATAAACTCGCCTGTTCAATAACAGTTTGAAAAATTAAAGCTAAAGAAAAATAAGCTCATCTTATTAATTTAATTATAAAGCCAGACTAAAAATTGTCAACTCGGATTGTATTGGATTTGTCGAAGAGTTATGGAGACGGGATTTGACTATAGATAATTCGCCTGGCGGCGAATTATCGCGGTTCGGCCTCACGACGTTCGCCTTACTGCGCCAACTCGCGCTTCGCCCCGGCTTCTAAAGCCTAACAAAACAAATAAATTTGCTTTGTCACTTTTAAGATGTTGCGGGGGCAGGATTTGAACCTGCAATCTCCTGGTTATGAGCCAGGCGAGATACCATTTCTCTACCCCGCTGTTTGAAAAGTATATAAAAAATAATCCAAAAGAGCAAGCCCCGTAAAAACGGGGCCGAATTTTTATTCGGCAGGCCCCGGCAACGAAAAAAGAACGTCCAAGGGCCTGCTTACAAGGAGGAATAAACAAGTATAATACAAAATAAAAACACCTTAAAGATTGTCAATCTCAACCGCAATAACTCCATCTTTTTCAAGCGCCACCCCTTTAGTCAACTTGCCGGTGGTAGTAAAAATTTTAAAGCCCAGGTTGGTTAATTCATCTATTTTTTCTTGATACCCGGAATTAACCCAGTAAAAATATGTTTGAGCCGAAATAATTCCGTTTTCCCCTTCTCTTGACCAAGACTTAATTGGACTGGAGCTGATGCCGTTAGCGGTTTTATTAAAAAGCTTGTATGGTTTCAGGTCCAGCTCTGCCGAGTTGGGATTATACATCTTAACAAAATCAGCATCGGCATTGCCCTCTAAACCAAACTGGACTTCAATTATCTGAACCGACATTAACTCTGTTGGCGCCGGAGAAGGAGTTGGGGCGATAGACAAAATGGGCGTTGGACTCGGCAATGGCGAGGGCGACAAGATTGGCATTGGGCTTGGAGACAGAATTAAAGACGGGCTAGGCAAAATGCTCGGGGAAGGAACTAAAATCGGACTTGGATTCATTGCCGCAGGAGAAGAAGAGGGATGAACAGAGTAGATATTGGGCTGAATAAAGCCGTTGTTTTGAAAAGAATTTTGCGGAGTTGGAAAAGAAACAGAAAAATCGTTTTGATTATTATTGGTGTCTGTTTCAGAGATTCGACTAACGCTTAAATCCTTCCCTGGTGCCAAACAGCTGATTGACTCATAATCAAACGCTTGGCCGCAACCCAGTAAATCCACCAGCCGCGCTTCTGAATCAAACAAGTAAATCGCATTATTTTCTGCCAAAGAATAGCCAGCGCTAGACCAAACTAAATCAGCGCTCAACCCGGCCGCAACATCAGGATGAGAGATTAGAAAATATCCTCGACTCGGAATCGCTCCGGAAAATTTTTGAGAAAAAACCAAAACCGAATCTGCGCCGGATTCGGTTCTTTTTCTTAATTCCCAGCCAGTTAAATCAACAGAAAAATCATTCGGATTATAAAGCTCAACAAATTCATACTTAGAATTGTCTTTGCGACCAAACAGAACTTCAGAGATTAAAACCTTAACAAAAGGCGCTTGAGTTTTTTCTTCTGGATCAGCTGGTTCAAAAGAATATGGCGCCAAGCTCGGCAGGACCAAGATTGAATCTGATGAAGCCGGCTGATTCTGATTGAAAACAATATCTGAATTAGCTTGGCTATCAACTTGAGGCAGAATTTTGGCTAAAAGGCCTTGAGACCGGACTGGGCTGGAATTAGCTTCATTCACAGGATTGGCAACAGCGGTTTCTGAAGGTAAAGTTTTTTCAAGTTTAACCGGCGAATTTAACAACTCTCTAAAATTCGGGCTAAAAACAACCAAGCTAACAAAACTTAAAACCATTAAAGCTCCGGCAACAACAAAAGTGATATTGCCAAATCCAAAAAGGTGTTTGCCGATGAATAATTGCTTCATGCAAATAAACAAATGCGCGGATTATCTCTATAAAATCTATAGAAACTCATAATAATTTATTGCCGTTCGTTTATTCGTAAATTCGCAATAAGTTCGTTATTCACCGCTTCAGATTACAAAATTGATTATTTTGTCTTTGACAAAGATTGTTTTTTTGATTTTTCTTTTGTCAAGCCATTTAGCCGCCTTGTCCGAAGCTAAAGCTTTTTTGATTACTTCAGCTTGAGTTGAACTTGCCGGCACGGTCAGGGTGTCGCGGAGCTTGCCGTTAACCTGAACCGCATAAACTATTTTTTCTGCTTTAACCAAATCCCGGCTGTATTTGGGCCAAGCCTGCAGCTCTATTCTGACTCGAGAAAACTTAGACCAAACTTCAGAGCTTAGGTACGGAGCAAACGGATACAAAAGCAAAATAAAAGTTTTTAGATAAGTCTCGGTTGATTTTTTAGAGAGCTCGTTTTTGTTGCTTGTTAAAGAATTCAAAAACTCCATCAAGCCGGCAATTGCGGTGTTGAACTGCATTGCCTCTATGTCTTCGGTCACCTTTTTGATTGTTTGATGCAACAGCTGTTTAACTGATTTTTCAGTTTTTTTGTTTATTGCTTTGGCTGATTTGTTTTGTTGCCGCTTGCTCATCTCTTCAGCTAACAGCCAAACCCGGCTTAAAAACCGATAAACTCCGATGATGCCGTTAGTATCCCAGGGCTTAGGCATCTCTAACGGGCCCATAAACATCTCGTACATTCTCAAAGAATCAGCACCGTACTTTTCTATTACTTCATCAGGATTAACTACATTGCCTCTTGATTTAGACATTTTTTCATTGTCAGGGCCAAGAATTAAACCCTGATTCAGCAATTTGACAAACGGCTCTTTATTTGGCACTAAACCTAAATCATATAAAAACTTATGCCAAAACCGGGCATAGATTAAATGCCTGGCTGCATGTTCAATCCCGCCAACATAAAAATCAACTCCGCCGCTTTTTTGATGAGCAACCGGGTTAAACCAATACTTTAAGATTTTCCAGTCCCAAAATTTTTTCGCGTTTTTAGCTTTTAAGTTAAGCTGTTTTTTACCCAAGGCAAAAGCCAAATAATACCAGCATGACCCAGCCCAACCGGGCATAGTATTAGTTTCTCTGTTCGCCGAACCGCCGCACTTCGGACATTTAGTTTGAACCCAAGAATCAATATTGGCCAAAGGCGACTCACCGGTGCCGGTTGGCTCATAATATTTCACTTCAGGCAAAGTCAGAGGCAAGTCTTTTTCAGATAACGCCACCCAGCCTGGGTTCATAATTTCTCCTTTTGAAAATCCTTTATTCTTTATTCTTAATTCTTTATTCTTAATTCTTGCCGCACAGTGTTCGCAGAATACAAGCGGTATCGGCTCCCCCCAATATCTTTGCCGGTCAAAAACCCAATCTTCTAATTTATAATAAACCGCTTTTTTTGCGCCAATAAAATTAGCAATCTTGGCCGAAGCTTTTTCCGCGGAAACTCGATCAAACGGTCCGGNNNNNNNNNNNNNNNNNNNNNNNNNNNNNNNNNNNNNNNNNNNNNNNNNNNNNNNNNNNNNNNNNNNNNNNNNNNNNNNNNNNNNNNNNNNNNNNNNNNNTCCCCCCAATATCTTTGCCGGTCAAAAACCCAATCTTCTAATTTATAATAAACCGCTTTTTTTGCGCCAATAAAATTAGCAATCTTGGCCGAAGCTTTTTCCGCGGAAACTCGATCAAACGGTCCGGAATTAATTAAAACACCCTCGCCTATATAGGCCCGATCTAATTGGTGCTTCTTGCCATCAGTTGAAATTACCTCAATTATCTCTAAGCCAAACTTCTGGGCAAAATCAAAATCCCGCTGGTCATGGGCCGGTACGCCCATTACTGCGCCCGTGCCATAACCCATCATCACATAATCAGCCACCCAGATCGGCACCCGCTTTTGATTCGCGGGATTAATCGCATAAGCACCGGTAAAAACTCCGGTTTTGTCTTTTTCTGCTTCTCGCTGGAGATCAGTTTTATTAACCGCTTCCTGGATATAATCTTTAACTTTAGCTTTTAAACCCTGGCTGGCAATCTCTTCTGCCAACGGATGTTCTGGCGCTAAAACTAAAAAGCTAACGCCAAAAATTGTGTCTAAGCGAGTGGTAAAGGTTTTAATTTTTTTCGCTTGGCCGGCAACCGCAAACTCAAATTCATAACCCAGGGATTTGCCGACCCAATTTTTTTGAATCTGCTTAACATTTTCCGGCCAATCTAATAACTTCAAATCTTCTAAAAGCCGGTCGGCATAATCAGTAATCTTCAAAACCCATTGGCGCATCGGTTTCCTTTCAATCAACGATTTACAGCGCTCGCATTTGCCGTCTTCTAAATCCTCGTTAGCCAAACCGGTTTTGCAGGACGGACACCAATTAATCGGCTTAACCGACTGATAAGCCAAACCGCGTTCAAACAGCTTTAAAAATATCCACTGGGTCCATTTATAATACTCCGGGTCGCAGGTGCTGATCTCCCTTTGCCAATCATAAGAAAAACCCAGTGCCTGCGCCTGCTTTTTAAATCGGTCAATATTTTTCTGGGTTGCTGCAGCTGGATGAAGCTTGCGCTGAATCGCATAATTCTCTGCCGGCAAACCGAAAGCGTCCCAACCCATTGGGTGAAGAACATTGAAGTTATTCAATCTTAAATAGCGAGAATAAATATCTGTCGCCGTATAACCTTCAGCATGGCCAACATGAAGCCCGTCTCCGGACGGATAAGGAAACATATCTAAAATATAAAACTTTTTTTTCTTGGAAAAATTTTTTGCCTGATGAGCCTGATAATTATTCTTTGCCCAGATTTTCTGCCATTTTTTTTCTATTTTTGAGTGATCGTACTTCATTATAAAAAGAGTTGTGGATAATGAATTATGAATCAAGCAAATTTGCTTGCCCTGCTTGTTCTTTTAATAAATCCTTTATTTTTTTTATTATTTTAGCACTAGATAAATCAGAGATAAAGCCGGCAGCATTAAAATGGCCGCCGCCGCCAAAAACTGAAGCGATTTGAGAAAGGTCAACAAAATTATCTCTTGAGCCGCGCAGCTCCCCCTTAACCAAGCCAGTTCTCTGTCTTGATAAAAGCAGAGAAATTTTGACTCCATCAACCAAGCTTATCTGCGCTGATAAGCGGCTATACAGATAACTAACTTCTGAATTATGCTCAACAGTTAAATAAGCCAAGCCCAAATCTTTAGCTATTTTTACTTTTCTCAAATACTTGCCAAACTTAATTAAGTCTTCAAAGCTAAGCCATTTTTTAGATAGATTTAAAAAATAAGAAAATTCTTCTTCAGAACGGATTAAATCTTTGAGCATTCTTAAGCGCTTTTGAGTCAAGGGATAATAACTAAATCCAGTGGTATCGCCAA
This window harbors:
- a CDS encoding phenylalanine--tRNA ligase subunit alpha, which encodes MNLDNLKKQAERELDKIKDQNSLQSWKVKFLSRKSELSLFLRSLANRPLKQRKILGPKANQLKKELERQYLEKSLVFNQGLSSKLQFDLSLPGIKPEIGRLHPVTQVKNELNDAFKFLGFEIYQGPEISSEGYEFDYMNFPPDHPARESMDTYWLKQAIQEKGLKKLCLRPHLTGLSVRYMQTHRPPFRFVYPGRAFRNEATDAGHERCFYQYEALIVNQDISLAGGKILVETILERVFGKQVEIRMRPGFFPFVEPGFEIDMKCLNCKGKGCSVCKWDGWVEMMPGGLPHPNVLRAGKIDPDKWQGFYINIGLDRLAMMRYGINDIRLMHSADLRFLNQF
- a CDS encoding lamin tail domain-containing protein gives rise to the protein MKQLFIGKHLFGFGNITFVVAGALMVLSFVSLVVFSPNFRELLNSPVKLEKTLPSETAVANPVNEANSSPVRSQGLLAKILPQVDSQANSDIVFNQNQPASSDSILVLPSLAPYSFEPADPEEKTQAPFVKVLISEVLFGRKDNSKYEFVELYNPNDFSVDLTGWELRKRTESGADSVLVFSQKFSGAIPSRGYFLISHPDVAAGLSADLVWSSAGYSLAENNAIYLFDSEARLVDLLGCGQAFDYESISCLAPGKDLSVSRISETDTNNNQNDFSVSFPTPQNSFQNNGFIQPNIYSVHPSSSPAAMNPSPILVPSPSILPSPSLILSPSPMPILSPSPLPSPTPILSIAPTPSPAPTELMSVQIIEVQFGLEGNADADFVKMYNPNSAELDLKPYKLFNKTANGISSSPIKSWSREGENGIISAQTYFYWVNSGYQEKIDELTNLGFKIFTTTGKLTKGVALEKDGVIAVEIDNL
- a CDS encoding class I tRNA ligase family protein, yielding GPFDRVSAEKASAKIANFIGAKKAVYYKLEDWVFDRQRYWGEPIPLVFCEHCAARIKNKELRIKNKGFSKGEIMNPGWVALSEKDLPLTLPEVKYYEPTGTGESPLANIDSWVQTKCPKCGGSANRETNTMPGWAGSCWYYLAFALGKKQLNLKAKNAKKFWDWKILKYWFNPVAHQKSGGVDFYVGGIEHAARHLIYARFWHKFLYDLGLVPNKEPFVKLLNQGLILGPDNEKMSKSRGNVVNPDEVIEKYGADSLRMYEMFMGPLEMPKPWDTNGIIGVYRFLSRVWLLAEEMSKRQQNKSAKAINKKTEKSVKQLLHQTIKKVTEDIEAMQFNTAIAGLMEFLNSLTSNKNELSKKSTETYLKTFILLLYPFAPYLSSEVWSKFSRVRIELQAWPKYSRDLVKAEKIVYAVQVNGKLRDTLTVPASSTQAEVIKKALASDKAAKWLDKRKIKKTIFVKDKIINFVI
- the leuS gene encoding leucine--tRNA ligase; protein product: MKYDHSKIEKKWQKIWAKNNYQAHQAKNFSKKKKFYILDMFPYPSGDGLHVGHAEGYTATDIYSRYLRLNNFNVLHPMGWDAFGLPAENYAIQRKLHPAAATQKNIDRFKKQAQALGFSYDWQREISTCDPEYYKWTQWIFLKLFERGLAYQSVKPINWCPSCKTGLANEDLEDGKCERCKSLIERKPMRQWVLKITDYADRLLEDLKLLDWPENVKQIQKNWVGKSLGYEFEFAVAGQAKKIKTFTTRLDTIFGVSFLVLAPEHPLAEEIASQGLKAKVKDYIQEAVNKTDLQREAEKDKTGVFTGAYAINPANQKRVPIWVADYVMMGYGTGAVMGVPAHDQRDFDFAQKFGLEIIEVISTDGKKHQLDRAYIGEGVLINSGPFDRVSAEKASAKIANFIGAKKAVYYKLEDWVFDRQRYWG